One window from the genome of Salvia splendens isolate huo1 chromosome 9, SspV2, whole genome shotgun sequence encodes:
- the LOC121749717 gene encoding boron transporter 1-like, whose protein sequence is MEESFVPFRGIKNDINNRLRCYKQDWSGGFKAGFRILAPTTYIFFASAIPVISFGEQLERSTEGVLTAVQTLASTAICGIIHSIIGGQPLLILGVAEPTVIMYTFMFNFAKQRSDLGRELFLAWTGWVCVWTAALLFLLAILGACSIINRFTRLAGELFGMLIAMLFMQQAIKGIVDEFHIPKRADTSLPAFMTSWRFANGMFALVLSFGLLLTALRSRKARSWRYGSGSLRSLIADYGVPLMVLVWTAVSYIPSKNVPEGIPRRLSSPNPWSPGAYENWTVIKDMLNVPIIYILGAFIPATMIAVLYYFDHSVASQLAQQSEFNLRKPPSFHYDLLLLGFLTLMCGLLGIPPSNGVIPQSPMHTKSLATLKHQLLRNRLVATARESIQKNSNLAQLYGNMQEAYQQMQTPLIYQQPSTTGLKELKESTIQLASSMGSFDAPVDETVFDVEKEIDDLLPIEVKEQRLSNLLQSTMVGGCVAAMPALRMIPTSVLWGYFSFMAIESLPGNQFWERILLLFTAPGRRYKVLEDYHASFVETVPFKTIAMFTLFQTTYLLLCFGITWVPIAGVLFPLLIMLLVPVRQYALPKFFKGAHLQDLDAADYEEAPAVPFNIPQEGELGSRLSFADGGEILDGIITRSRGEIKHICSPKVTSSSSTPAKDLKLQSPHFSEKAYSPRVNELRGGRTPRGPYSPKTGEVGASNLGMSPHNSTSNQ, encoded by the exons AGCATCCACTGCTATTTGTGGCATCATACACTCAATAATTGGGGGACAGCCATTGCTGATTCTTGGAGTTGCTGAGCCTACTGTGATAATGTACACATTCATGTTCAACTTTGCTAAGCAAAGATCCGACTTGGGCCGTGAGTTGTTTCTCGCATGGACTGGATG GGTGTGTGTTTGGACTGCAGCTCTGTTGTTCTTGTTGGCTATTCTCGGAGCCTGCTCCATCATCAACAGATTCACCCGTCTGGCCGGGGAATTGTTTGGTATGCTCATCGCCATGCTCTTTATGCAGCAAGCAATCAAA GGAATCGTGGATGAGTTCCACATACCGAAAAGGGCAGACACGAGCCTACCCGCTTTCATGACTTCATGGCGGTTTGCTAATGGCATGTTTGCTTTAGTGCTGTCCTTTGGTCTACTGCTAACTGCACTGAGAAGCCGAAAAGCTAGATCATGGCGTTACGGGTCTG GTTCGCTCAGGAGCCTTATAGCAGACTACGGAGTGCCACTGATGGTGTTGGTGTGGACAGCAGTTTCATATATTCCTTCTAAGAATGTTCCGGAAGGAATTCCAAGACGTCTCTCCAGCCCAAATCCGTGGTCACCGGGTGCATACGAGAATTGGACAGTGATAAAG GATATGCTAAATGTACCGATCATTTACATACTTGGAGCTTTCATTCCTGCAACGATGATCGCAGTCCTTTACTATTTTGACCACAGTGTCGCGTCTCAGTTGGCTCAGCAGAGTGAATTCAATCTGAGAAAGCCACCTTCCTTCCATTATGATTTACTACTTCTCGGATTTTTG ACGTTAATGTGCGGTCTATTAGGCATCCCTCCATCAAACGGTGTAATTCCACAGTCGCCAATGCATACGAAAAGCCTAGCCACTCTCAAACATCAG TTACTCAGGAATCGGCTCGTTGCCACAGCACGTGAAAGCATTCAAAAGAACTCAAATTTGGCACAATTGTATGGAAACATGCAAGAAGCTTATCAGCAAATGCAGACTCCACTTATCTACCAGCAGCCATCAACTACT GGTCTGAAGGAGCTGAAAGAGTCCACAATTCAGCTGGCCTCAAGCATGGGAAGCTTTGATGCTCCCGTGGATGAGACAGTTTTCGATGTTGAGAAGGAGATTGACGATTTGCTCCCCATCGAGGTCAAAGAACAACGTCTCAGCAACTTGCTGCAATCCACCATGGTTGGAGGGTGCGTTGCTGCAATGCCCGCTTTGAGAATGATCCCCACCTCCGTGCTGTGGGGATATTTCTCTTTCATGGCCATTGAGAGCTTACCCGGCAACCAGTTCTGGGAGAGGATACTACTTCTCTTCACTGCACCGGGAAGGCGATACAA GGTTTTGGAGGACTACCATGCCTCATTTGTCGAGACTGTACCTTTCAAGACCATTGCGATGTTCACCCTATTCCAAACGACGTACTTGCTTCTCTGCTTCGGGATCACATGGGTTCCGATTGCAGGGGTCCTCTTCCCTCTCCTTATCATGCTTCTAGTCCCGGTGAGGCAGTACGCACTGCCAAAGTTCTTCAAAGGCGCTCATCTTCAAGATTTGGACGCTGCGGACTATGAAGAGGCTCCAGCCGTGCCATTTAACATCCCACAG GAGGGAGAACTCGGGTCGAGGCTCTCCTTTGCAGATGGAGGAGAGATCTTAGACGGGATCATCACAAGGAGTCGTGGTGAGATCAAGCATATCTGCAGTCCAAAGGTCACAAGTTCGTCATCTACCCCAGCAAAGGACTTGAAGCTGCAGAGCCCCCATTTCTCTGAGAAAGCATACAGCCCGCGTGTAAACGAGCTGAGAGGCGGGAGAACTCCAAGAGGACCTTACAGCCCCAAGACCGGAGAAGTTGGGGCGTCTAATCTGGGGATGAGTCCACATAACTCAACTTCAAACCAGTGA